From a single Erpetoichthys calabaricus chromosome 1, fErpCal1.3, whole genome shotgun sequence genomic region:
- the LOC114655277 gene encoding rho-related BTB domain-containing protein 2-like isoform X1 encodes MTVSASRLHCISPASQMQHFSTTRSQLMDSDMDYERPNVETIKCVVVGDNAVGKTRLICARACNATLTQYQLLATHVPTVWAIDQYRVCQEVLERSRDVVDDVSVSLRLWDTFGDHHKDRRFAYGRSDVVVLCFSIANPNSLHHVKTMWYQEIKHFCPRAPVILVGCQLDLRYADLEAVNRARRPLARPIKPNEILAPEKGREVAKELGVPYYETSVVAQFGVKDVFDNAIRAALISRRHLQFWKSHLRNVQRPLLQAPFLPPKPPPPMILVPDPPSTIEEHPGRLLEDPLCADVILILQERLRIFAHKIYLSTSSSKFYDLFLMDLSPENCDSDRTAGYLHTQCQPLGGRDLLMRAASFDVSESSDEGNRSNLRTSTSDGTLKGDNYENSRRGRLLYTWSRAFVSIQEEMVEDPVTYNLRPMTVVRMDPSVQPGPFRAVLRYLYTGQLDEHEKELMHIAHIAELLEVFDLRMMVANILNNEAFMNQEITKAFHVRRTNRVKECLAKGNFSDVVFKLDDGTVMAHKPLLISSCDWMAAMFGGPFVESSTKEVLLPNTTRSCMRAVLEYLYTGQFCSRPDLDAMELIVLANRLCLPHLVALTEQYTVNLLMEATLMGADIDGDVLVYLEMAQFHCAIQLGSWCLHHICTNYNNVCRKFPRDMRAKSAENQEYFEKHRWPPVWYLKEDDHYQRARKEREKEDYLYQKRQSKRKWLFWNSPSSSSSASSSSSSSSSAVV; translated from the exons tTCCCAGTTGATGGATTCTGATATGGATTACGAGAGGCCAAACGTTGAAACCATCAAATGTGTGGTAGTGGGAGACAATGCTGTGGGAAAGACTCGTCTCATCTGTGCCAGGGCATGCAATGCCACCTTAACACAATACCAGCTTCTGGCTACCCATGTACCAACTGTCTGGGCAATTGACCAATATCGTGTATGCCAAGAG GTGCTAGAACGATCACGTGATGTAGTGGATGATGTTAGTGTATCACTTCGTCTATGGGATACTTTTGGTGATCATCATAAGGACCGTCGTTTTGCCTATGGAAG GTCAGATGTGGTTGTTCTTTGTTTCTCCATTGCCAACCCTAACTCTCTCCATCATGTTAAAACAATGTGGTATCAAGAGATCAAGCATTTCTGCCCACGGGCACCTGTTATTCTTGTTGGTTGTCAGCTGGATCTTCGCTATGCTGATTTGGAAGCTGTTAATCGGGCAAGACGTCCTCTTGCCAG ACCTATAAAGCCCAATGAAATCCTGGCCCCAGAAAAGGGTAGAGAAGTGGCAAAGGAGTTGGGAGTACCTTACTATGAGACAAGTGTTGTGGCACAGTTTGGAGTAAAGGATGTTTTTGACAATGCAATTCGAGCTGCACTCATCTCAAGGCGCCACTTACAGTTCTGGAAATCACATCTGCGCAATGTGCAGCGGCCTTTGCTCCAGGCACCATTCCTTCCTCCCAAGCCACCACCACCTATGATCTTAGTACCTGATCCACCTTCTACAATCGAGGAGCACCCTGGACGACTTCTTGAAGACCCTCTTTGTGCAGATGTAATTCTCATCCTGCAGGAGCGCCTACGAATCTTTGCACACAAAATCTACCTCTCCACCTCCTCCTCTAAATTTTATGATCTCTTTCTCATGGATTTGAGCCCTGAGAACTGTGACTCTGACAGGACAGCTGGCTATCTCCATACCCAGTGTCAGCCACTAGGGGGCCGTGACCTCCTTATGCGGGCTGCTAGTTTTGATGTATCTGAGAGCAGTGATGAAGGAAATAGGTCAAATCTAAGGACCTCCACTAGTGATGGAACATTAAAAGGTGATAATTATGAGAATTCCAGGAGAGGTCGATTATTGTATACCTGGAGTCGGGCTTTTGTGAGTATTCAGGAGGAAATGGTGGAAGACCCAGTTACTTACAATTTACGGCCTATGACTGTAGTTCGAATGGATCCATCAGTGCAACCAGGGCCTTTCCGTGCTGTTCTACGATATCTTTACACAGGACAGCTGGATGAACATGAGAAGGAGCTCATGCACATTGCTCACATTGCGGAGCTGCTAGAGGTGTTTGATCTGCGAATGATGGTGGCCAACATTCTCAACAATGAAGCGTTCATGAATCAGGAAATTACCAAGGCTTTCCATGTGCGACGTACCAATCGTGTCAAAGAGTGCTTGGCCAAAGGAAACTTCTCAG ATGTTGTATTTAAGCTGGATGATGGGACAGTTATGGCCCATAAACCTTTATTAATCTCTAGCTGTGACTGGATGGCAGCCATGTTTGGAGGGCCTTTTGTTGAGAGCTCTACCAAAGAG GTATTGCTGCCTAATACTACCCGTAGCTGCATGCGTGCAGTACTTGAGTACCTTTATACGGGACAGTTCTGCTCACGTCCAGACCTTGATGCCATGGAGCTTATTGTGCTGGCAAATCGACTGTGCCTACCACATTTGGTGGCATTAACTG AACAGTACACAGTGAACTTATTGATGGAAGCAACCCTAATGGGAGCTGACATTGATGGGGACGTGCTGGTTTATTTAGAGATGGCACAG TTTCACTGTGCCATTCAGCTTGGCAGCTGGTGCCTGCATCACATCTGTACCAACTATAACAATGTGTGTCGTAAGTTTCCAAGAGACATGAGGGCCAAATCAGCAG AAAATCAGGAGTATTTTGAGAAACATCGTTGGCCGCCTGTGTGGTATCTGAAGGAAGATGATCATTATCAACGGGCACGTAAAGAGCGGGAAAAGGAGGACTATCTTTATCAGAAACGCCAGTCCAAACGCAAGTGGCTTTTTTGGAACTCACCctcatcatcttcctctgcttcatcttcttcttcttctagctCCTCTGCTGTTGTCTGA
- the LOC114655277 gene encoding rho-related BTB domain-containing protein 2-like isoform X2, protein MDSDMDYERPNVETIKCVVVGDNAVGKTRLICARACNATLTQYQLLATHVPTVWAIDQYRVCQEVLERSRDVVDDVSVSLRLWDTFGDHHKDRRFAYGRSDVVVLCFSIANPNSLHHVKTMWYQEIKHFCPRAPVILVGCQLDLRYADLEAVNRARRPLARPIKPNEILAPEKGREVAKELGVPYYETSVVAQFGVKDVFDNAIRAALISRRHLQFWKSHLRNVQRPLLQAPFLPPKPPPPMILVPDPPSTIEEHPGRLLEDPLCADVILILQERLRIFAHKIYLSTSSSKFYDLFLMDLSPENCDSDRTAGYLHTQCQPLGGRDLLMRAASFDVSESSDEGNRSNLRTSTSDGTLKGDNYENSRRGRLLYTWSRAFVSIQEEMVEDPVTYNLRPMTVVRMDPSVQPGPFRAVLRYLYTGQLDEHEKELMHIAHIAELLEVFDLRMMVANILNNEAFMNQEITKAFHVRRTNRVKECLAKGNFSDVVFKLDDGTVMAHKPLLISSCDWMAAMFGGPFVESSTKEVLLPNTTRSCMRAVLEYLYTGQFCSRPDLDAMELIVLANRLCLPHLVALTEQYTVNLLMEATLMGADIDGDVLVYLEMAQFHCAIQLGSWCLHHICTNYNNVCRKFPRDMRAKSAENQEYFEKHRWPPVWYLKEDDHYQRARKEREKEDYLYQKRQSKRKWLFWNSPSSSSSASSSSSSSSSAVV, encoded by the exons ATGGATTCTGATATGGATTACGAGAGGCCAAACGTTGAAACCATCAAATGTGTGGTAGTGGGAGACAATGCTGTGGGAAAGACTCGTCTCATCTGTGCCAGGGCATGCAATGCCACCTTAACACAATACCAGCTTCTGGCTACCCATGTACCAACTGTCTGGGCAATTGACCAATATCGTGTATGCCAAGAG GTGCTAGAACGATCACGTGATGTAGTGGATGATGTTAGTGTATCACTTCGTCTATGGGATACTTTTGGTGATCATCATAAGGACCGTCGTTTTGCCTATGGAAG GTCAGATGTGGTTGTTCTTTGTTTCTCCATTGCCAACCCTAACTCTCTCCATCATGTTAAAACAATGTGGTATCAAGAGATCAAGCATTTCTGCCCACGGGCACCTGTTATTCTTGTTGGTTGTCAGCTGGATCTTCGCTATGCTGATTTGGAAGCTGTTAATCGGGCAAGACGTCCTCTTGCCAG ACCTATAAAGCCCAATGAAATCCTGGCCCCAGAAAAGGGTAGAGAAGTGGCAAAGGAGTTGGGAGTACCTTACTATGAGACAAGTGTTGTGGCACAGTTTGGAGTAAAGGATGTTTTTGACAATGCAATTCGAGCTGCACTCATCTCAAGGCGCCACTTACAGTTCTGGAAATCACATCTGCGCAATGTGCAGCGGCCTTTGCTCCAGGCACCATTCCTTCCTCCCAAGCCACCACCACCTATGATCTTAGTACCTGATCCACCTTCTACAATCGAGGAGCACCCTGGACGACTTCTTGAAGACCCTCTTTGTGCAGATGTAATTCTCATCCTGCAGGAGCGCCTACGAATCTTTGCACACAAAATCTACCTCTCCACCTCCTCCTCTAAATTTTATGATCTCTTTCTCATGGATTTGAGCCCTGAGAACTGTGACTCTGACAGGACAGCTGGCTATCTCCATACCCAGTGTCAGCCACTAGGGGGCCGTGACCTCCTTATGCGGGCTGCTAGTTTTGATGTATCTGAGAGCAGTGATGAAGGAAATAGGTCAAATCTAAGGACCTCCACTAGTGATGGAACATTAAAAGGTGATAATTATGAGAATTCCAGGAGAGGTCGATTATTGTATACCTGGAGTCGGGCTTTTGTGAGTATTCAGGAGGAAATGGTGGAAGACCCAGTTACTTACAATTTACGGCCTATGACTGTAGTTCGAATGGATCCATCAGTGCAACCAGGGCCTTTCCGTGCTGTTCTACGATATCTTTACACAGGACAGCTGGATGAACATGAGAAGGAGCTCATGCACATTGCTCACATTGCGGAGCTGCTAGAGGTGTTTGATCTGCGAATGATGGTGGCCAACATTCTCAACAATGAAGCGTTCATGAATCAGGAAATTACCAAGGCTTTCCATGTGCGACGTACCAATCGTGTCAAAGAGTGCTTGGCCAAAGGAAACTTCTCAG ATGTTGTATTTAAGCTGGATGATGGGACAGTTATGGCCCATAAACCTTTATTAATCTCTAGCTGTGACTGGATGGCAGCCATGTTTGGAGGGCCTTTTGTTGAGAGCTCTACCAAAGAG GTATTGCTGCCTAATACTACCCGTAGCTGCATGCGTGCAGTACTTGAGTACCTTTATACGGGACAGTTCTGCTCACGTCCAGACCTTGATGCCATGGAGCTTATTGTGCTGGCAAATCGACTGTGCCTACCACATTTGGTGGCATTAACTG AACAGTACACAGTGAACTTATTGATGGAAGCAACCCTAATGGGAGCTGACATTGATGGGGACGTGCTGGTTTATTTAGAGATGGCACAG TTTCACTGTGCCATTCAGCTTGGCAGCTGGTGCCTGCATCACATCTGTACCAACTATAACAATGTGTGTCGTAAGTTTCCAAGAGACATGAGGGCCAAATCAGCAG AAAATCAGGAGTATTTTGAGAAACATCGTTGGCCGCCTGTGTGGTATCTGAAGGAAGATGATCATTATCAACGGGCACGTAAAGAGCGGGAAAAGGAGGACTATCTTTATCAGAAACGCCAGTCCAAACGCAAGTGGCTTTTTTGGAACTCACCctcatcatcttcctctgcttcatcttcttcttcttctagctCCTCTGCTGTTGTCTGA